Proteins from one Aquila chrysaetos chrysaetos chromosome 5, bAquChr1.4, whole genome shotgun sequence genomic window:
- the LOC115341320 gene encoding nucleoside diphosphate kinase-like isoform X1, which produces MASISERTFIAIKPDGVQRGLVGEIIKRFEQKGFKLVAMKLIHASEDLLREHYIDLKDRPFYDGLVQYMHSGPVVAMVWEGLNVVKTGRVMLGETNPFDSKPGTIRGDLCVQVGRNIIHGSDSVESAETEINLWFTPEELVDYRSCAHEWIYE; this is translated from the exons ATGGCTTCTATCTCGGAGCGCACGTTCATCGCCATCAAGCCTGACGGAGTCCAGCGGGGACTAGTGGGAGAAATCATCAAGCGGTTCGAACAGAAAGGATTCAAACTGGTCGCCATGAAATTAATACAT GCCTCTGAAGACCTTCTGAGAGAACACTACATTGACCTAAAAGACCGGCCGTTCTATGATGGTCTGGTGCAGTACATGCATTCTGGACCTGTTGTAGCTATG gtgtggGAAGGACTTAATGTGGTTAAGACTGGAAGAGTGATGCTGGGGGAAACTAACCCATTTGATTCCAAGCCTGGCACTATTCGTGGTGACCTCTGCGTTCAAGTTGGAAG gaACATCATTCATGGAAGTGATTCTGTGGAAAGTGCTGAGACAGAGATCAATTTATGGTTCACTCCTGAAGAACTGGTTGATTACAGAAGCTGTGCTCATGAATGGATCTATGAGTAA
- the LOC115341320 gene encoding nucleoside diphosphate kinase A-like isoform X3 produces MTMASISERTFIAIKPDGVQRGLVGEIIKRFEQKGFKLVAMKLIHASEDLLREHYIDLKDRPFYDGLVQYMHSGPVVAMVWEGLNVVKTGRVMLGETNPFDSKPGTIRGDLCVQVGRNIIHGSDSVESAETEINLWFTPEELVDYRSCAHEWIYE; encoded by the exons AT GACGATGGCTTCTATCTCGGAGCGCACGTTCATCGCCATCAAGCCTGACGGAGTCCAGCGGGGACTAGTGGGAGAAATCATCAAGCGGTTCGAACAGAAAGGATTCAAACTGGTCGCCATGAAATTAATACAT GCCTCTGAAGACCTTCTGAGAGAACACTACATTGACCTAAAAGACCGGCCGTTCTATGATGGTCTGGTGCAGTACATGCATTCTGGACCTGTTGTAGCTATG gtgtggGAAGGACTTAATGTGGTTAAGACTGGAAGAGTGATGCTGGGGGAAACTAACCCATTTGATTCCAAGCCTGGCACTATTCGTGGTGACCTCTGCGTTCAAGTTGGAAG gaACATCATTCATGGAAGTGATTCTGTGGAAAGTGCTGAGACAGAGATCAATTTATGGTTCACTCCTGAAGAACTGGTTGATTACAGAAGCTGTGCTCATGAATGGATCTATGAGTAA
- the LOC115341320 gene encoding nucleoside diphosphate kinase A-like isoform X2, translating into MWTMASISERTFIAIKPDGVQRGLVGEIIKRFEQKGFKLVAMKLIHASEDLLREHYIDLKDRPFYDGLVQYMHSGPVVAMVWEGLNVVKTGRVMLGETNPFDSKPGTIRGDLCVQVGRNIIHGSDSVESAETEINLWFTPEELVDYRSCAHEWIYE; encoded by the exons ATGTG GACGATGGCTTCTATCTCGGAGCGCACGTTCATCGCCATCAAGCCTGACGGAGTCCAGCGGGGACTAGTGGGAGAAATCATCAAGCGGTTCGAACAGAAAGGATTCAAACTGGTCGCCATGAAATTAATACAT GCCTCTGAAGACCTTCTGAGAGAACACTACATTGACCTAAAAGACCGGCCGTTCTATGATGGTCTGGTGCAGTACATGCATTCTGGACCTGTTGTAGCTATG gtgtggGAAGGACTTAATGTGGTTAAGACTGGAAGAGTGATGCTGGGGGAAACTAACCCATTTGATTCCAAGCCTGGCACTATTCGTGGTGACCTCTGCGTTCAAGTTGGAAG gaACATCATTCATGGAAGTGATTCTGTGGAAAGTGCTGAGACAGAGATCAATTTATGGTTCACTCCTGAAGAACTGGTTGATTACAGAAGCTGTGCTCATGAATGGATCTATGAGTAA